Proteins from a genomic interval of Gluconacetobacter diazotrophicus PA1 5:
- a CDS encoding MFS transporter, producing MTLLPYIVAATFFMEYLDSTIIATALPSMARSFHVGPNEISLGMTAYMLTLAVFIPISGWAADRFGSRTVFASAVVVFTAASVLCGFAGSVDQFVAARVLQGLGGAMMVPVGRFIVVRNTETSRMIQAISTITWPAVVAPVVGPTVGGMIVTFATWHWIFFINVPLGLMVLGVIFAVVPQQFGERRPMDWGGFVLGGLSLTAILLGTELASNTQASLVLAGALFVAGLLLGAATLRHAAGQDHPLLDFRLMRHPTFAVTVLAGTLSRFTIDAIPYLVPLLLQVGFGLTAFHAGSLMLAFAFGNLGMKMFTTRILDRFGFRTTAAVNAGLGVLFVLLAGAMVPATPVAILLLVLLGCGVTRSMQYTLLATLGYADIGNREKGAASTLLSVTRQICIGLGVAFAALTLRAVATLRGEHPATDAFVPADFHWAFLIVAIPLALSIPRYLRMDRTAGAALRTAS from the coding sequence ATGACCCTGCTGCCCTATATCGTCGCCGCCACGTTCTTCATGGAGTATCTGGACTCCACGATCATCGCGACGGCGCTACCGTCCATGGCGCGGTCCTTCCATGTGGGGCCGAACGAAATCAGCTTGGGCATGACCGCCTATATGCTGACGCTGGCGGTCTTCATCCCGATCAGCGGCTGGGCGGCCGACCGGTTCGGGTCGCGCACGGTCTTCGCCAGCGCGGTCGTGGTCTTCACCGCCGCCTCGGTCCTGTGCGGGTTCGCGGGCAGCGTGGACCAGTTCGTCGCCGCCCGCGTGCTGCAGGGCCTGGGCGGGGCGATGATGGTGCCGGTCGGCCGGTTCATCGTGGTGCGCAACACCGAAACCAGCCGGATGATCCAGGCGATTTCCACCATCACCTGGCCGGCGGTGGTGGCCCCGGTGGTGGGGCCGACGGTCGGCGGCATGATCGTGACGTTCGCCACCTGGCACTGGATCTTCTTCATCAACGTGCCGCTGGGGCTGATGGTGCTGGGCGTCATCTTCGCCGTGGTGCCCCAGCAGTTCGGCGAGCGCCGGCCGATGGACTGGGGCGGCTTCGTGCTGGGCGGCCTGTCGCTGACCGCGATCCTGCTGGGCACGGAACTGGCCAGCAACACCCAGGCCAGCCTGGTCCTGGCGGGGGCGCTGTTCGTGGCCGGCCTGCTGCTGGGCGCGGCCACGCTGCGCCACGCGGCGGGGCAGGACCATCCGCTGCTGGATTTCCGGCTGATGCGGCATCCGACCTTCGCCGTCACCGTGCTGGCCGGCACGCTCAGCCGCTTCACCATCGACGCCATCCCCTATCTGGTGCCGCTGCTGTTGCAGGTAGGGTTCGGGCTGACGGCCTTTCACGCCGGGTCGCTGATGCTGGCCTTCGCCTTCGGCAACCTGGGCATGAAGATGTTCACGACGCGCATCCTGGACCGCTTCGGCTTCCGCACCACGGCGGCGGTGAACGCGGGGCTGGGCGTGCTGTTCGTCCTGCTGGCGGGGGCGATGGTCCCGGCGACGCCGGTCGCGATCCTGCTGCTGGTGCTGCTGGGCTGCGGGGTCACACGGTCCATGCAGTACACACTGCTGGCCACGCTGGGCTACGCCGATATCGGCAATCGTGAAAAAGGCGCGGCCAGCACGCTGCTCAGCGTCACCCGGCAGATCTGCATCGGGCTGGGCGTGGCCTTCGCGGCGCTGACGCTGCGCGCCGTCGCCACCCTGCGGGGCGAACACCCGGCCACCGACGCCTTCGTCCCGGCCGATTTCCACTGGGCGTTCCTGATCGTCGCCATCCCGCTGGCCCTGTCGATCCCGCGCTACCTGCGCATGGACCGCACGGCCGGGGCGGCGCTACGCACCGCTTCCTGA
- a CDS encoding SufE family protein has product MTEPFVRPEDDTAAEAVAAIGEELDLFDDWMQRYQYIIELGRKLPPFPPEWMDDAHRVPGCQSQVWLEASSRDGKLFFAGASDAAIVSGLVALLLRVYSGRSAEEILSTEPGFLRDLGLVQALSTNRGNGVEAMARAIRQAASQISGSGA; this is encoded by the coding sequence ATGACCGAGCCGTTCGTCAGGCCCGAGGACGACACCGCCGCCGAGGCGGTTGCCGCCATCGGCGAGGAACTCGACCTGTTCGATGACTGGATGCAGCGCTACCAGTACATCATCGAACTGGGCCGCAAGCTGCCGCCTTTCCCCCCCGAATGGATGGATGACGCCCATCGCGTACCCGGCTGCCAGAGCCAGGTGTGGCTGGAGGCCAGCAGCCGCGACGGGAAGCTGTTCTTCGCCGGCGCGTCGGACGCCGCCATCGTCTCCGGCCTGGTGGCGCTGCTGCTGCGGGTCTATTCGGGCCGGTCGGCGGAGGAGATCCTGTCGACCGAGCCGGGCTTCCTGCGCGATCTCGGACTGGTGCAGGCGCTGTCCACCAACCGGGGAAACGGGGTGGAGGCGATGGCGCGCGCCATCCGGCAGGCGGCGTCCCAGATATCAGGAAGCGGTGCGTAG
- the hslU gene encoding ATP-dependent protease ATPase subunit HslU — protein sequence MDIPNHSPREIVSELDRFIIGQTDAKRAVAIALRNRWRRAQLADGLRDEVVPKNILMIGPTGCGKTEIARRLARLAQAPFLKVEATKFTEVGYVGRDVESIVRDLVEVSLNMLRDLRRRDVQARAELAAENRLVDALVGEGASADTKGKFRRMLRNGELEEKEVEISIADTQAPGSMGDMGNMTSGTVINFSDMMKGLMNRVPQRRRMTVAAAREALTREEADKMLDNDALTGEAVAHAQDHGIVFLDEIDKVCARSSESGFRGGDVSREGVQRDLLPLIEGTTVSTKYGPVKTDHILFIASGAFHIAKPSDLLPELQGRLPIRVELAPLTREDLRRILTEPEHSLLKQYTALLGTEGVTLEFSDDAVDALAELAADINERIENIGARRLATVLERLLEEVSFTASDRSGQAVRITAADVQDKVAPLARKGDLSRFIL from the coding sequence ATGGACATTCCCAACCATTCCCCCCGTGAGATCGTCTCGGAACTCGATCGCTTCATCATCGGCCAGACCGATGCCAAGCGCGCGGTGGCTATCGCGCTGCGCAACCGCTGGCGCCGGGCGCAACTGGCCGACGGGCTGCGCGACGAGGTGGTGCCGAAGAACATCCTGATGATCGGCCCGACCGGCTGCGGCAAGACCGAGATCGCCCGCCGCCTGGCCCGTCTGGCGCAGGCGCCGTTCCTGAAGGTCGAGGCCACCAAGTTCACCGAGGTCGGCTATGTCGGCCGCGATGTCGAAAGCATCGTGCGCGACCTGGTCGAGGTGTCGCTGAACATGCTGCGCGACCTGCGCCGCCGCGACGTGCAGGCGCGCGCCGAACTGGCCGCCGAAAACCGGCTGGTGGACGCGCTGGTGGGCGAGGGTGCCTCGGCCGACACCAAGGGCAAGTTCCGCCGCATGCTGCGCAATGGCGAGCTGGAGGAGAAGGAGGTCGAAATCTCGATCGCCGACACCCAGGCACCGGGCAGCATGGGCGACATGGGGAACATGACGTCCGGTACGGTCATCAATTTCTCCGACATGATGAAGGGATTGATGAACCGCGTGCCGCAGCGCCGCCGCATGACCGTCGCCGCCGCGCGCGAGGCCCTGACGCGCGAGGAAGCGGACAAGATGCTGGACAACGACGCCCTGACCGGCGAGGCGGTGGCCCATGCCCAGGATCACGGCATCGTCTTCCTGGACGAGATCGACAAGGTCTGCGCCCGGTCGTCGGAAAGCGGGTTCCGGGGCGGCGACGTCTCGCGCGAGGGCGTGCAGCGCGACCTGCTGCCGCTGATCGAGGGCACGACGGTATCCACCAAATACGGGCCGGTGAAGACGGACCATATCCTGTTCATCGCCTCGGGCGCGTTCCACATCGCCAAGCCGTCGGACCTGCTGCCGGAATTGCAGGGGCGCCTGCCGATCCGTGTCGAGCTGGCGCCGCTGACGCGCGAGGACCTGCGGCGCATCCTGACCGAGCCGGAACATTCGCTGCTGAAGCAATATACCGCGCTGCTGGGGACCGAGGGCGTGACCCTGGAGTTCTCGGACGACGCGGTGGACGCGCTGGCGGAACTGGCCGCCGACATCAACGAGCGGATCGAGAATATCGGCGCGCGGCGCCTGGCGACGGTGCTGGAGCGGCTGCTGGAAGAGGTCTCGTTCACGGCGTCCGACCGTTCGGGCCAGGCGGTGCGCATCACCGCCGCCGACGTGCAGGACAAGGTGGCGCCGCTGGCGCGCAAGGGCGACCTCAGCCGCTTCATTCTTTAA
- the hslV gene encoding ATP-dependent protease subunit HslV encodes MQNIHASQHDPIGWHGTTILCVRRGAQVAMAGDGQVTLGATVIKGNARKVRRIGPSNSILAGFAGATADAFTLLERLEAKLERYPNQLERACVELAKDWRTDRYLRRLEAMMAVADQERSFTLTGNGDVLEPEDGIIAIGSGGNYALSAARALADIDGLSAAEIARRAMRIAGEICVYTNHSVILETLGPDEAPGEAAA; translated from the coding sequence ATGCAGAACATACACGCGAGCCAACATGATCCCATCGGCTGGCACGGGACGACGATCCTGTGCGTGCGCCGGGGCGCGCAGGTGGCGATGGCCGGCGACGGCCAGGTCACGCTGGGCGCCACAGTCATAAAGGGCAATGCCCGCAAGGTCCGGCGCATCGGCCCGTCCAATTCCATCCTGGCGGGCTTCGCCGGGGCGACGGCCGATGCCTTCACCCTGCTGGAACGGCTGGAAGCCAAGCTGGAACGCTACCCGAACCAGTTGGAACGCGCCTGCGTCGAACTGGCCAAGGACTGGCGGACCGACCGCTACCTGCGCCGGCTGGAGGCGATGATGGCCGTGGCCGACCAGGAACGCTCGTTCACCCTGACCGGCAACGGCGACGTGCTGGAACCCGAGGACGGGATCATCGCCATCGGCTCGGGCGGCAATTATGCCCTGTCCGCCGCGCGGGCGCTGGCCGATATCGACGGCCTGTCGGCGGCCGAGATCGCGCGCCGGGCGATGCGCATCGCCGGCGAGATCTGCGTCTATACCAATCATTCCGTGATTCTGGAGACCCTGGGCCCGGATGAGGCTCCGGGAGAGGCTGCCGCGTAA
- a CDS encoding response regulator — MTDRPVVLLVDDEPEILVALADLLEDSFTILSTTSPVEALEILAGRSDVDVIVSDQRMPEMGGDVMLARARTVCDAQAILLTGYADIGAVAAALNQGRISFYSHKPWDGDALRAMIVQAAHRHRLEGELQTERMLLRGLQQNLRAGLAFKDPQGRFIRINRKAAAFYGRDEAACLGQREEDVCDPAQRPAVREAEARLAAEGKDEEVIAIPAPGGGLSWREFTRVQLDRNARGEAYSVLINRDITRQREMEARLRQAEKMQALGTMAGGIAHDFNNLLTAVMGSLELATDMADGLDERTAHLLDNAMAAARRGAELTRRLLNFSRPRDLSLQPVDVNALLRGMRDLLMQGVTSRRRDGSHASFDIRMDKLAPDGDLPPARTDAGQLELALLNLCINASDAMPDGGTITLSTRVAHLDEPAAEGEPASGDYVVVSVADQGTGMPPETVARVFEPFFTTKDVGRGTGLGLSMIYGFVRHVGGDVRVTSAPGQGTRVDLYFPVHHRQGGASDPREAAEHAAAPHGLRVLVVDDEDAVRAVTAGFLRGMGHQAIEARGGEDALARIAGMAPDVPDLVVMDVMMPRMDGEEAARRIRAHYPGSRILFLTGYADDTILPDDALVLRKPFTQADLSRHVSRAMAG, encoded by the coding sequence TGTCCGACCAGCGCATGCCGGAAATGGGCGGTGACGTCATGCTGGCGCGGGCGCGCACCGTCTGCGACGCGCAGGCGATCCTGCTGACCGGCTATGCCGATATCGGCGCGGTGGCGGCGGCGCTGAACCAGGGGCGCATCTCGTTCTATTCCCACAAGCCGTGGGACGGCGACGCGCTGCGCGCCATGATCGTCCAGGCGGCGCATCGCCATCGGCTGGAAGGCGAACTGCAGACCGAGCGGATGCTGCTGCGGGGGTTGCAGCAGAATCTGCGCGCGGGCCTGGCGTTCAAGGACCCGCAGGGGCGCTTCATCCGCATCAACCGCAAGGCGGCCGCCTTCTACGGGCGCGACGAGGCCGCCTGCCTGGGACAGCGGGAGGAGGATGTGTGCGACCCCGCCCAGCGTCCCGCCGTCCGTGAGGCCGAGGCCCGCCTGGCGGCCGAGGGCAAGGACGAGGAGGTGATCGCCATTCCCGCGCCGGGAGGCGGGCTGTCCTGGCGGGAATTCACCCGGGTGCAACTGGACCGCAATGCGCGCGGCGAGGCGTATTCCGTGCTGATCAACCGCGACATCACCCGCCAGAGGGAGATGGAGGCCCGGCTGCGCCAGGCGGAGAAGATGCAGGCGCTGGGCACCATGGCCGGCGGGATCGCGCATGATTTCAACAATCTGCTGACGGCGGTGATGGGCTCGCTGGAACTGGCCACGGACATGGCCGACGGGCTGGACGAACGGACGGCGCACCTGCTGGACAACGCGATGGCGGCGGCGCGGCGCGGGGCGGAACTGACGCGGCGCCTGCTGAATTTCAGCCGGCCGCGCGACCTGAGCCTGCAGCCGGTGGACGTGAACGCGCTGCTGCGCGGCATGCGCGATCTGCTGATGCAGGGCGTGACCTCGCGCCGGCGCGACGGCAGCCATGCGTCGTTCGACATCCGCATGGACAAACTGGCGCCGGACGGCGACCTGCCGCCGGCGCGCACCGATGCCGGGCAACTGGAACTGGCGCTTCTGAACCTGTGCATCAATGCCAGCGACGCCATGCCCGACGGCGGGACCATCACCCTGTCCACGCGGGTGGCGCACCTGGACGAACCGGCGGCCGAGGGCGAGCCCGCTTCGGGCGATTACGTCGTGGTGTCGGTGGCCGACCAGGGCACCGGCATGCCGCCCGAAACGGTGGCGCGGGTGTTCGAACCGTTCTTCACCACCAAGGACGTGGGACGCGGGACGGGGCTGGGGCTGTCGATGATCTACGGCTTCGTGCGGCATGTCGGCGGCGATGTCCGCGTGACCAGCGCGCCGGGGCAGGGCACGCGGGTGGATCTGTATTTCCCGGTCCATCATCGCCAGGGCGGCGCATCCGACCCCCGCGAGGCGGCGGAGCACGCGGCGGCCCCGCACGGGCTGCGGGTCCTGGTGGTCGATGACGAGGACGCGGTGCGGGCCGTGACCGCCGGCTTCCTGCGCGGAATGGGCCACCAGGCGATCGAGGCCCGGGGCGGCGAGGACGCCCTGGCGCGGATCGCCGGCATGGCGCCCGATGTCCCCGACCTGGTGGTCATGGACGTGATGATGCCCCGGATGGACGGCGAGGAAGCGGCGCGCCGGATTCGCGCGCATTATCCGGGCAGCCGCATCCTGTTCCTGACCGGCTATGCCGACGACACCATCCTGCCCGACGACGCCCTGGTGCTGCGCAAGCCCTTCACCCAGGCGGACCTGTCCCGCCATGTCAGCCGCGCGATGGCGGGCTGA